The Amblyomma americanum isolate KBUSLIRL-KWMA chromosome 6, ASM5285725v1, whole genome shotgun sequence genome has a window encoding:
- the LOC144136249 gene encoding sulfide:quinone oxidoreductase, mitochondrial-like, with product MVPRAALWRILREARLYSTKAAADGGAKSYKLLVVGGGSGGIATAAKFASKLGKGQVCVLEPRDAHCYQPLWTLVGGGIKQVSDSVRPMADVMPRQAEWIQDAAEAFVPQENTVVTKQGIKIKYDFLVVAMGIEVRFGLVDGLVEGLETPYVCSNYSYDTVTKTYQAMQELKEGNAIFTYPATPVKCPGAAQKIMYLTDADLRKAGRRDKVKIMFNTPLGVLFGVPKYADALWEVVKERDIAVNLRHELVQVRPARREAVFRLLDSKDDPKETVTFKYNMLHVTPPMTAPAALKTGPTFADAAGFLDVDSETLQHKRYPNVFGIGDCTNVPTSKTAAAVAGELGILRKNLTRVMEGKEASNKYNGYTSCPLVTSYSKCILAEFDSKAEPLETFPFNQAKERRSMFYLKRDMLPFIYWTLFLRGYWEGPSIFRKAMHLGFSR from the exons ATGGTCCCTCGCGCAGCCCTGTGGCGCATCTTACGCGAGGCCCGCCTGTACAGCACCAAGGCGGCGGCGGATGGCGGAGCGAAGAGCTACAAGCTGCTCGTGGTCGGCGGGGGGTCGGGTGGAATCGCCACGGCCGCCAAATTCGCCTCCAAGCTCGGCAAGGGACAGGTCTGCGTGCTGGAGCCCCGAGAT GCGCACTGCTACCAGCCGCTCTGGACGCTCGTGGGCGGCGGCATCAAGCAAGTATCCGACTCGGTCAGACCCATGGCGGACGTGATGCCCAGGCAGGCCGAGTGGATCCAGGACGCGGCAGAGGCGTTCGTGCCGCAGGAGAACACCGTGGTCACCAAGCAGGGCATCAAG ATCAAATACGACTTCCTTGTCGTTGCCATGGGGATTGAAGTGCGCTTTGGCTTG GTGGACGGATTGGTCGAAGGCTTGGAGACACCGTATGTGTGCTCCAACTACTCGTACGACACGGTCACCAAGACGTACCAGGCCATGCAGGAGCTGAAGGAAGGCAACGCCATCTTCACTTACCCAGCCACGCCTGTCAAGTGCCCTGGTGCGGCGCAGAAAATTATGTACCTGACAGACGCCGACCTCCGAAAG GCCGGGCGGCGTGACAAGGTGAAAATCATGTTCAACACGCCTCTGGGCGTGCTGTTCGGGGTGCCTAAATACGCGGACGCCCTGTGGGAGGTAGTCAAGGAGCGGGACATCGCCGTCAACCTCAGGCACGAGCTGGTCCAGGTGCGCCCTGCTAGGAGGGAGGCCGTCTTCCGCTTGCTTGACAGCAAGGACGATCCCAAGGAGACCGTTACGTTCAAG TACAACATGCTGCACGTGACGCCTCCCATGACGGCGCCGGCGGCTCTCAAGACGGGGCCCACGTTCGCCGACGCAGCCGGCTTCCTGGACGTGGACAGCGAGACGCTGCAGCACAAGCGCTACCCCAACGTGTTCGGCATCGGCGACTGCACCAACGTCCCCACATCCaagacagccgccgccgtag cgggAGAGCTCGGAATCCTGCGCAAGAACCTTACGAGGGTCATGGAAGGCAAGGAAGCAAGCAATAAG TACAACGGCTACACGTCGTGTCCCTTGGTAACAAGCTACAGCAAGTGCATCCTGGCCGAGTTCGACTCAAAGGCGGAACCACTGGAGACGTTCCCCTTCAACCAGGCCAAGGAGCGGCGAAGTATGTTTTACTTGAAGAGGGACATGCTGCCCTTCATCTACTGGACGCTGTTCCTACG GGGCTACTGGGAAGGACCCAGCATCTTTAGAAAAGCGATGCATCTCGGGTTCTCAAGGTGA